From the Streptomyces sp. SN-593 genome, the window GGCGAAGGCCGCCGCGTTGACCGCGAGCCAGGACTCCTCGTCCTGGCCGGGCACGAAGGTCCGCACGTCGACGCCCTCGGGCAGCCGCGGCTCGGGCACCCCGGTCGCCTCCGGGTCGAGCGGGCGGCGCATCTGCCGCAGCTCGCGGAAGAGCTTCATGCCCAGTTGCCGGGCGAGGTGCCGGGCGGCCGGGTGCCCGCCGTGCGCCCACACCCGCAGCCGCCGGCCGCTGGCCGCGAGCAGGTCGGCGGCCAGCGCCTGCCCGTGGCCCTGCGAGCGCCGCCGCGGGTGGACCAGGAACTCCGCCGACGGCGCCTCCACCGGGTCGGTGCCGTCGATCTGCCCGTACCCGGTCAGCTCCTGCGCCCCGTCGCCGTCCGGTCCGGGGGTCCACAGCAGCAGGTGCCGCACGCCGGGCCGGCCGGCGTTGCGGACGTGCAGCCGGCCCTGCTCGGAGACGGCCGGCTGGCCGTCCTCGGCGGCGGCCGCCCCGATCAGGTCGAGGACGGCCCGGGCGGCATCGGCGGGCAGGTCGGTCAGGGTCTCGATGCGGCGGTCGCTCATGCCGTGATCGTACGGCGCCGCTCCGTGCCGTCCTCGGGTGCCACCTGCCGCCGTACCGGGATGATCGCGGCCGACACGCAGGCGGTCGCCGCGGCCAGCACGAAGCCCGGCCAGTAGGCGGTCGCCGAGATCAGCGCGGCCATCGCCGGGGGCACCACGGCCGCGGTGAGGTTCTGCCCGGTGTTGTGCACGCCCAGGGCCCGGCCGGACCAGGCCGGCCCGGCCCGCTCGGCGGTCGAGGTGAAGGACAGGCCGTTGGTGCTCGCCGAGATCCCGATCGCGACCACCAGCAGGGCCGGCGTCAGCGGCGACGGGTACGCCGTGGTCAGCGCGGTGGCGCCGATCACGACGGCGGTGACCGCGGCGAGCTGCCGCATCGGGCGCAGCCGCTCGCCGACCGCGTCCGACCAGCGTCCGACCAGGATGCGGGAGACCGCGCCCAGCGCCTGGGCGACGGCGATGAGCTGCCCGGCGTGCACCGGCGACCAGCCGCGCACGTCGACGAGCAGGACCAGCGCGAACGCCCCCGCGGTGAACTGCGGGATCACCAGCAGTGCCGCCGAGCCGTGGATGCGCCACAGCACGTTCGACCCGCGGTAGGGGTTCGGCGCGGGCTCGGCCGCGGCCTTCGCGGTGCGCGCCGGGTCGGCGGCGAACAGCGCGATCAGCGCCGCGATCACCGCGCAGGCGACGGCGAGGAACCCGATGGCGCCCGGCAGCCCGTGCGCGTCGGATAGCGGTGGCATCGCCAGCGCGGCCACACCCATGCCCAGCGGCGTGGAGGTCTGCCGGATGCCCATGGCGAGGCCGCGCTCCCGCGCGGCGAACCAGCCCATCACCAGGCGGCCGCTGGCGGAGTACACCGAGGCGCCCGCCGCGCCGGCCACCACCAGCAGCAGGCCGAGCGCGAGCATGCCGTGCGCCACCCACGCGGCCAGCGCGAGGCAGCCCGCCGCCAGGCCCAGCCCGCAGGCGATCACCACCCGCTCGCCCCAGCGGTCGGCCGCGGCGCCCCACAGGTACAGGGCGAGCACGAGCCCGGTGGTGGGCGCCGCGACGAGCAGCCCGACCTGGGTCAGCGAGAGGTGTTCCTGCCGGCGCAGGATGTCGGCGAGGTACGGGATGCCGTAGACGAACGCGCAGGCGGCCGTCTGGGCCGCGGTTCCCAGGGCCAGCATCAGCCAGCGGCGCATGGGGCACCTCCTCGGTGGGTGGTGCACCCAACTATGTCGGCTCGCCGAGGGGTGAGACAGAGTGTTTCGCCCAGTGAGACGACCGAAGGGGGGTGTCACGCCCCCGGCGCCCTGCGGGCGGGGCGTCCCGGGCGGCCCGGCGCCGCCTCACCGCCCGTCGGACGGCGGCACCTCGGGCGGGCCCGGGTCCGCGAGGGACGCCCCCGACG encodes:
- the mshD gene encoding mycothiol synthase, with the protein product MSDRRIETLTDLPADAARAVLDLIGAAAAEDGQPAVSEQGRLHVRNAGRPGVRHLLLWTPGPDGDGAQELTGYGQIDGTDPVEAPSAEFLVHPRRRSQGHGQALAADLLAASGRRLRVWAHGGHPAARHLARQLGMKLFRELRQMRRPLDPEATGVPEPRLPEGVDVRTFVPGQDEESWLAVNAAAFAHHPEQGGMTRADLDDRVAEPWFDPAGFFLAFRGSVPVGFHWTKVHRSDGLGEVYVVGVAPGEQGGGLGRALTAIGLRHLAQERGLATAMLYVDADNAPAVTVYERLGFTTHETDLMYRTEY
- a CDS encoding MFS transporter codes for the protein MRRWLMLALGTAAQTAACAFVYGIPYLADILRRQEHLSLTQVGLLVAAPTTGLVLALYLWGAAADRWGERVVIACGLGLAAGCLALAAWVAHGMLALGLLLVVAGAAGASVYSASGRLVMGWFAARERGLAMGIRQTSTPLGMGVAALAMPPLSDAHGLPGAIGFLAVACAVIAALIALFAADPARTAKAAAEPAPNPYRGSNVLWRIHGSAALLVIPQFTAGAFALVLLVDVRGWSPVHAGQLIAVAQALGAVSRILVGRWSDAVGERLRPMRQLAAVTAVVIGATALTTAYPSPLTPALLVVAIGISASTNGLSFTSTAERAGPAWSGRALGVHNTGQNLTAAVVPPAMAALISATAYWPGFVLAAATACVSAAIIPVRRQVAPEDGTERRRTITA